The window AAACAAGGTTGCGGAATCTCTTGGAAGTAATCGGGTCCAGCGGAAGGATTTCATTCCAAAGCTCGACGATTTGCTCTTCATCGCCGGGTTCATAACAACGGTATGATATCACAAACACACGCCCTTTCCTAAGTCCGGCTCAAATACAAATTGGTTTATTTATAAAGAAGATATGGGTTTCTTTGTTTTTTGAAAGCTTCTGATTGCTGTTCACACTGTTCCAGGAAATCCTTTACTTGCCCATTCAGGATTATATTTCTTAAACGGTCCGTGCCAGCCAGCAAATCAAACATGTATCTTTGATTTTCCCCGTACTGGACGTACGCAAAATCATTTGGAAATAACTCAGCAATAATTTCGAGCAAAGCCAAGCCGGTCTTTAAGGAATGAAGCTCCCTTCTGTCAACAACATGAAGCTGTACACCCTCGCACGCTTCTTCCTTATGTTTCTGATAGGTAGGAATAAATGAAACCGGGCGTGCCAGAACACCAGGCAGCTGTTTATCATTGAACGCCCTCGCCAATTTGTAGCCATCAATATAAGGAGCTCCGACATATTCGAATGGACGCGTTGTCCCCCTGCCCTCCGACAGGTTCGTACCCTCCACTAAACATGTCCCTGGATACAAGGTAGCCATATCGATGCCAGTTGTATTGGGTGTAGGCGGGATCCAAAACAACCCAGTCTCGTCATAATAAAGCTCGCGGTTCCAGCCTTCCATAGGAATCACGGTAAGATCACAGTCAATCCCAAATTCATGCTTGTACAGCAGGGCAATTTCCCCGACCGTCATGCCGTGTCTGTTCGGAATCGGATACAGGCCAACGAAAGAACGAAATTGTTCTTCCACTAAATTGCCTTCGACAGTGATTCCTGAAATCGGATTGGGGCGGTCAAGGACCACAAAGTGTTTTCCGCTTTCGGCACAAGCCTCCATCATAGAAGCCATCGTATAAATAAACGTGTAATACCTTGCGCCAATATCCTGTAGATCAAAGAATACAACATCAACTGATTCCAACATTTCTTTAGTTGGCTTTTTCGACGCTCCGTATAAACTATAAACCGTCAATCCTGTATAGGGATCAATTGCCGACTGAACCTTCTCTCCCTCTTTGGCACTGCCGCGTATCCCGTGTTCCGGTGCATACAGTGCTGTCAAATGAAGGTCCGGATGCCCATGAAATAGGTCAATCGTCGGGACAAGCCTTTGATTGACTCCTGTCATATTCGTGACAAGACCGAGTCTTTTTCCTGTAAACTTCCCAACATATTTTTCAAAAAAAACATCAAGGCCAATTCTCACATTTGTACCTACTTTCACAAGCAAATTGAAAGAGAAAATCAGGTGAAAGGTATCATATTCCACATGATGATTAGAATCCAATCGGGACTTACAAACAGTTAATCAATCCCCGCCTTTTCTTCACAAAAATTCCGAATGGCAGGCAGGGGTTTAACTGCATATGAATAACACTCTTTTCACTGTCTTTATTCTTTTACGCCGCCCAGAGTCAGACCTTTTACAAAATGGCGCTGGAATAAGATGAAAACAATAATCATCGGAACAGATGCAATCGCCGCTCCGCTCATCAGCAGCTTAAAGCTTGCCAGGTTCGCATCTTGCAGCGTCTTCAATCCTACTGGGAGCGTATAAAGGTTCGCATCATTCAAGACAATAATCGGCCATAAGAAGGAATTCCACACATTCATAAAGGTGAATATACCCAATGCGGCCAAACCAGGCCTTGCCAAAGGCAGAACGATTTTCCAGAATGTTTTCCATTCGCCTGCTCCATCAATTTTCGCAGCGTCCAAAAGTTCATCTGGAATGGAGTACATAAACTGCCTCATAAGAAACACACCAAACACCATTGATAAGTCAGGAAATATCAGTGCCCAATGCGTGTCCATAATCCCCAGATTTTTAACCATCATAAACATTGGGACCAATGTTACTTGCCCTGGAATCATCATTGTCCCGACGATGGCATAGAAGATCAGGTTTCTCCCTGGAAACTGCTTTTTGGCGAGTACATACCCGGCCATTGAGTCGAACAGCAAAATCCCCACTGTTACTACTACTGCGATATAAATGCTGTTTAAGAACCAGCGGCCAATGTTATTTTTACTAAACAATGCGGTAAATCCGGAAAAAGTATCATCCACTATCTGGCCCATGATTTCGCGGTGATACACTTCAGCATTCTCATCCCCGGCCTTGTCGGCATCACGGGCTTTGCCCCAGTGCTCAAAATATTCCGGGATACCCATTGGATACATTTTTGGCGGATTTGAATCCACGTATGAAACAGGTTTTTTTAATTCTTCATCCTGGTATTTGCTTAATTGTAAGGAAGTACTGAACACCCAATACAACGGCAGAAGGGAAACGATAGAAAAGACTAGCAGAAGTGCATAAGTGACGGCTTTATTTAATTTCATCATCTTGTTTCCCCTCCTAATCATCATTCCGAAGGACTCGGAATTGAATTATCGAAAATACTAAAATTATAAAGAACAAAACGATTGATTGCGCGGCAGCATAACCAAATTCAAAATCCCTGAATCCTGTTTTATAAATGAGATGGACGAGCGTTTCCGTGGACGTTCCGGGCCCACCGCCAGTCATCATAATGATCTGAGTGAAAACCTGGAAGGAACCAATCGTACTTAACAATACCAAATACAGAGTAGTTGGTTTCAGCAACGGAATCGTAATTTGAAGCCATTTCTGAAGACTGCCCGCACCATCTATGGTTGCAGCTTCATATAAAGAGTGCGAAATGGATCCCATCGCTGCCAGGTATAAAATAATTCCAACCCCAAATGGAATTAAACATTGCATTATAATCAGTGACCATAATGCTGTTGAAGTTTGTCCGAGCCAGTTAATTGGTTCTACTCCGAACCAGCTAAGCACATAGTTGAATAAACCGAAATCATTGTTATACATCCAGCGCCACACCATTGCCACGATAACCATCGAAGTAACGGTTGGCAGATAAAAAGCTCCCCTGAAGAAGCTCTGTGACCATTTGCCAAGCGGATGAATAAGAGAAGCGATGATGAGTGCGCTAATCACGTTGAACGGTACAGTTACTACCGTAAAGAGAAACGTGTTTCCTAAAGCATCGAAAAATGCTTCGCTTTTAAAAACCTTTACATAATTGTCCAATCCTGCCCATTCACTTCCAAAAATTTTATATTCCTGGAAGGATAAAATAAATGCCCATATCACGGGAATCACTATAAACGCTGAAAACAGAATTAATTTTGGAAGTAAAAAAAGGTAGGCGATATAATTCTTTTTGATTTGAGCCAAAAGGGATGTTTGTTTAGTGGCAACTTTAACATCGGCAGCTGTGTGTGCCTGGTGAACGGGTTTCAAGTTAACTCCCCCAATCTTGATAAAACTTGGGCTGCCTCACAAAGGTTCTGATCCCTTATAAGACAGCACCAAGCCAGTAACTACTTATTCTAGCAGCTCATCCACTTTCTTTTGAGCATCGTCCATTCCTTGCTTGGCGGTTTTTTCGCCATTGAATACAAGCTGGAGTTCTGTCTGGATGGCTTCATCGATCTTTTTCCATTCAGGATGGCGTGGAAGCATCACAACTTGTGAAGACATTTCCTGTGCACGCGCCATTTGTGGATTATCTTTATATGGATCTTTATCAGCTGTGCTGATTCGTGCAGGGAACGTTCCATATTTCTGTGCCATTGTGAATTGTTCGTCTGTTGTATTGATAAACTTCATAAATTCGCCAACCATTGCTTTCTTGCCTTTATCTTCTTGATGGAACATAGTCCAGCCGCCTACACCGCCAATTGTAACTGGTTTGCCGGATTTTCCAGTTGGATAGTTAGCAACTGCGAAATTAGTAGGGAATTTGCCTTGTGCTGCACCAATTGCCCATGTTGCCCAAGCCTGCATCGCAACTGTTCTTTGCTGTTCATTTGCCCATGCTTGGAACGTACCGCCTACGTCAGCTCCACCTGATGATTCAGGAGAAACCTTATCCTTCAGTTTCAAGTCAGCCAAGCGTTGAATGGCTTCAACTGCTTCAGGACTATTGAAAGTAAATTTCTTCATATCATCACTAAGCGGGCTGCCGCCATCAATATAGAAGAAAGGCCATGCTTCATAATATCCAGGCAAAATGTAAGTAGAAAATCCGTAAACGTCTGTTTTGCCATCGCCATCGCGGTCAAATGTCAATTTTTCCGCAGCGTCCATGAATTCATCCCAAGTCCATTCGCCATTTGCAGGTGGCTCAACGCCGCGCTCTTTAAACAGGTCAAGATTCAATAGCATAGTGTGAACCGTCATAGAGTTCGGAATGCCGTATAACTTGCCATCATACTTGTATGCATCAAGAGCGTTCGGATAGAAATCCTTCAGTTCATCTTTTGAATAAAGATCATCAACCGATTCAATAACACCCTGGTCGATTTGATCGATGCTGACAGCACTTCCGCTAATGTCTACCGGTGCAATATCAGGCCAGGATTTCCCTGCAATCGAAACACCAAGTTTATTTGGCAGTTCAGCCCAAGGAACTTGGACAAGCTCCACTTTGACACCTTCATGTTCTGCTTCAAATTGCTTGATTTTTTCTTCCATCCAGTGATATTTGTTATCTTTGTCATCCGGCCAGCGCGGGCCGTCCCATACGGTGATGGTTCCTTTCCAATCTTTGCCGCTGTCGGAACCCTTTGTACTGTCACTGCTGCATGCTGCCAAAGCTCCAATACTTAAACTAGCCGCAAGAAATAAGTTAAGCATTTTCTTCATTGAATTTCCCCCTAAATTTTTTTAAAAATAAAATGTCCTTATGAGATTCAGCAAGATTGTCACCGATTATTTCCGGCCCTCGCCTCCTTTCCGTATCAATTGCCTTTCCTACCAGGCGATTTTTCCCATAATAACTTCACTTCTCGCCCCTGTAGCCGATGGCAGATTGTTGTATCGTTTCATCAAACACTGGTAACCCAGCAGGGCAAATACGACAGCTTCTTTCGCATCGCCTGGAATACCAAGCTCTTCAGTGCTGCCTATCTTTATCGCATTAGGAAGCTGGATTTGCAGCCGTTCTATTAAAGTACGGTTATGCCATCCTCCGCCGCTGACAAATACTTCTTTAATTTTGTGGCTTTCTATATATCTTGAAATATCCGAAGCTAGCGTCCTTGCTGTTAACTCTGTTATGGTGGCCAATTTATCGGCTGCAGACAAGCTGGATTCTTCCCAGCATTTTCTCGCATACTCAATGCCAAACAGTTCCCTGCCCGTGCTTTTCGGGGGTGTTTGTTTGTAGTAATCATGGGCAAAAAGCTTGTTGAGCCAATTTTCATCGACATTTCCG is drawn from Bacillus sp. FJAT-18017 and contains these coding sequences:
- a CDS encoding carbohydrate ABC transporter permease; amino-acid sequence: MKPVHQAHTAADVKVATKQTSLLAQIKKNYIAYLFLLPKLILFSAFIVIPVIWAFILSFQEYKIFGSEWAGLDNYVKVFKSEAFFDALGNTFLFTVVTVPFNVISALIIASLIHPLGKWSQSFFRGAFYLPTVTSMVIVAMVWRWMYNNDFGLFNYVLSWFGVEPINWLGQTSTALWSLIIMQCLIPFGVGIILYLAAMGSISHSLYEAATIDGAGSLQKWLQITIPLLKPTTLYLVLLSTIGSFQVFTQIIMMTGGGPGTSTETLVHLIYKTGFRDFEFGYAAAQSIVLFFIILVFSIIQFRVLRNDD
- a CDS encoding carbohydrate ABC transporter permease, giving the protein MMKLNKAVTYALLLVFSIVSLLPLYWVFSTSLQLSKYQDEELKKPVSYVDSNPPKMYPMGIPEYFEHWGKARDADKAGDENAEVYHREIMGQIVDDTFSGFTALFSKNNIGRWFLNSIYIAVVVTVGILLFDSMAGYVLAKKQFPGRNLIFYAIVGTMMIPGQVTLVPMFMMVKNLGIMDTHWALIFPDLSMVFGVFLMRQFMYSIPDELLDAAKIDGAGEWKTFWKIVLPLARPGLAALGIFTFMNVWNSFLWPIIVLNDANLYTLPVGLKTLQDANLASFKLLMSGAAIASVPMIIVFILFQRHFVKGLTLGGVKE
- a CDS encoding ABC transporter substrate-binding protein, coding for MKKMLNLFLAASLSIGALAACSSDSTKGSDSGKDWKGTITVWDGPRWPDDKDNKYHWMEEKIKQFEAEHEGVKVELVQVPWAELPNKLGVSIAGKSWPDIAPVDISGSAVSIDQIDQGVIESVDDLYSKDELKDFYPNALDAYKYDGKLYGIPNSMTVHTMLLNLDLFKERGVEPPANGEWTWDEFMDAAEKLTFDRDGDGKTDVYGFSTYILPGYYEAWPFFYIDGGSPLSDDMKKFTFNSPEAVEAIQRLADLKLKDKVSPESSGGADVGGTFQAWANEQQRTVAMQAWATWAIGAAQGKFPTNFAVANYPTGKSGKPVTIGGVGGWTMFHQEDKGKKAMVGEFMKFINTTDEQFTMAQKYGTFPARISTADKDPYKDNPQMARAQEMSSQVVMLPRHPEWKKIDEAIQTELQLVFNGEKTAKQGMDDAQKKVDELLE
- a CDS encoding exo-beta-N-acetylmuramidase NamZ family protein, giving the protein MRIGLDVFFEKYVGKFTGKRLGLVTNMTGVNQRLVPTIDLFHGHPDLHLTALYAPEHGIRGSAKEGEKVQSAIDPYTGLTVYSLYGASKKPTKEMLESVDVVFFDLQDIGARYYTFIYTMASMMEACAESGKHFVVLDRPNPISGITVEGNLVEEQFRSFVGLYPIPNRHGMTVGEIALLYKHEFGIDCDLTVIPMEGWNRELYYDETGLFWIPPTPNTTGIDMATLYPGTCLVEGTNLSEGRGTTRPFEYVGAPYIDGYKLARAFNDKQLPGVLARPVSFIPTYQKHKEEACEGVQLHVVDRRELHSLKTGLALLEIIAELFPNDFAYVQYGENQRYMFDLLAGTDRLRNIILNGQVKDFLEQCEQQSEAFKKQRNPYLLYK